In Mycoplasma suis str. Illinois, a single window of DNA contains:
- a CDS encoding PH domain-containing protein, with protein sequence MPITLKSFVIPAILGFTGIASVGGIGLNYVLKEEENNHDKSSREIGNNLVKSDKPFTNEENRDQGDSNILLETTEQSIDFSPTIVQKLISDQQKEEIMNAALKEGSEPFARYVYRDLEDSKPLTCETIFSENIEEKESKQDESCKKFLLDVVFGDQKEHENESLMWLRVSQDNFEKFLKNIFISGEEKQYISKWRGMTYRK encoded by the coding sequence ATGCCAATTACTTTAAAAAGTTTTGTAATTCCCGCAATTCTTGGATTCACTGGTATTGCTTCTGTCGGAGGTATTGGTTTGAATTATGTTCTGAAAGAAGAAGAAAATAATCACGATAAAAGTAGTAGAGAAATAGGTAATAATCTTGTAAAAAGTGACAAACCCTTCACTAATGAAGAAAATCGAGATCAAGGGGATTCAAATATTCTTCTAGAAACTACAGAACAATCTATAGATTTCAGTCCAACTATTGTTCAGAAATTAATTTCTGATCAACAAAAAGAAGAAATAATGAATGCCGCCTTAAAAGAAGGTAGTGAACCATTTGCTAGATATGTTTATAGAGATTTAGAGGATTCAAAACCTCTGACATGTGAAACTATATTTTCAGAAAATATTGAAGAAAAAGAATCTAAACAAGATGAATCATGTAAAAAGTTTTTGTTAGATGTAGTTTTTGGAGATCAAAAAGAACATGAAAATGAATCATTAATGTGATTAAGAGTTAGTCAAGATAACTTTGAAAAATTTTTAAAAAATATTTTCATCAGTGGAGAAGAAAAACAATACATTAGTAAATGAAGAGGAATGACATATAGAAAATAA